ttttataattttacaaatttcagaaaaaaacagaaaataagtagtaaatataaaatattatacaatatgATGCGTGCAATTGATATATgtagtatataattttcataagttCAGTAAAAAGAATGTTTGTATTAATTAGAAAGATTGGTGAATAAGCGAAGAagacataaataattaaaatttaaaatcatggaattaatttatcaatatctGAATTATTTGAAGGTTCcactaaaaatgtatattaatattaatgaagcaaataatgttttagtgtcaaatgatgatttgtttatgttcttataaattatatttttgtaactaaaacaatattaaaaaatcaattcgattgaattaaacaaacacaaacaaaaccaaaataaaacgaatcaaacacaaaccaaGCTAAATTAAAACTGAATCCAACACAATCTAAATCGAaataaaaccaaacacaaatcaaaccaaactaatttgaaTTGACTTTGGTTAAGGGTTTCTTAGATTTTaataaaccaaatcgaacctaaacccgtaattttttttaacaaaatctaaacATGTAGTTAAACCGACATGTTTAATCCTAATAAAACCGAGATATTGATGATTTGACATCATttgtcaatattatatattttaaatatttatcataaaattcaCACAACATTAGGATAGTTGTCAAAATCACACAACATTAGGATAGTTGTCATGGTATTATCTCCATTTGATCCATTTGATATcgtataaaaaaaatctatgaatGATTACTACGTTTCTTTAATCAAACGATGGCTACTTATTGCTAACGACATTTGGATTAAAAACAGATTAAACATGATATTATCATGTAACTCAACGTCTACTTCAACGAAATCTTAAGTCAAAACTCTGTGTATTCACGTTCGTGTAACTTTCGGCTTCGGTAAGGACAATTATAAAGACATGCTTGAAATTATCACACATTAAAAAGCATATAGCTtgtattttgtttgtttcttacTTGTCAAATGTTACTCTCTTGTGATCGTTTCAAAATGTTGCTCTCTTGTATAAAACTGAAACTCTTGTCACAATGATAAAAAAATGTAGATTTGTATATGCAAATACTGGCCACATGAGTTTTTGTTGCCGGATCACAATTTTGATCAACGAAAACCAATTGCCATTATTTTTAGTGTGGTAActaattgatttttaatatggaGTTTGGTCTGCATGTAAAGTAATATGGTGGCCATCTATTATGAATCCTTGTGGTAACATATTCAATTCATCGTTCTTTTTTGGTAACTGATCAATTTCAAAAgtattgatttttctttttgaaaagtTTGAACTTTCAAAGTTCACTTTTGGTcttaatgaaagaaaaaaaaaacaaaagagcaCCGGCGTAAGCAAACGTTTCATTACTTACACATGACAAAGGCTTTTTGGATACACATGCTAAAGTTGATAAGAGAACATGACTTCgtgtatatttataatagaataaatagATCATCAAAATTATCAATTTCCTTGTACTGTTGTAGAAGTTAAACATTAttgcttaaatttttttatgtataAGAAATAGGTCCCTATTACGTACatgaataaaacaaaattcatgCAATGCAGTATTCTCACAAAGTATTTTCCACGATTATAGCATTGCAGACTTTGCAGTcgatgaaataaataaaaacaagtgTTAAGTGTGGTTGCTTGTAGTATAAGTGCTGCAGATAATGGTGTAGCCAATTTTGAGTGAATTATTAGTACACAAGAATCTTTGGTGAATCAGGTCCACCAGACTTTGGAGGAAGCGCGATTATGGGAAGAGGTGAACGGTAAGGATGAGGAGGTACCTAGTATGCAAGGAATCAGTGCGGTTTCGAAGAAATGGGAACCTCCTATGGCAGGTTTCGTCAAATGCAACTTTCACTCGAATTGGCGAAATGCCTCATTACATAGTGGAGTGGCTTTCCTGGTGCTTGATCAACAAGACAACCTTCTACATCATGCGAGAGACGCCATCACTTTCTCATCTAATAGACTAACAGCTGAGCTGCGATGTCTCATATGGGTACTGAGAAGCTTGCGTGATCTAGGGTATCAGGAAATCGTTTGCAGTTCTGATTGTCGTGAACTTATGGAGGCTGTAATGAAATCCATTGGCTGGCCTCGTTATCGATTTCTCCTTCAAGAGATCTCTGTTTTGTGTGGGTCATTTCACTCTGTTGCTTTTGAAACAGAATCTGCTCATTCTAACATGGTAGCTCGTGAGATTTCAAAGAGTGTTCTCCGTGATGGTAGGTTTCAATCCTATCTAGCTTTGGGAGGGCCAGCTTGGTTACATCACCTGATCGTAAGGGAAATAAGTTAGACTAGCTCATAGATCTTTTTAAGgttgagctttttttttgttttcctttttgtcTTCTCACCTCTATGAGATTGTTTTTGTATCACTTGTCCCTTGGGTTTTTATCaatgaagttaaaaaaaaagaagatctaaatgatattttctttaaaaaatgttatgtGGGGGGGAGGGGATTCTACCAAACTAAGAATCTTAGATGTATGTAGAAACTTTTAAACTTTAGCCACTAAGTTATAATACTTCTACAAATGTTATGTAGGTTTAGTTGATGACAAATTACGTGGATTTgataaataaatcaataatactCATGATTTATGCTGGTTTTAGGATTCATAATCCGGTTAATTGAATAGCTGGGATTCTTAAAAATCCCATTACAAAATCTATCATCATTGGCCTCAATAAGTCAATATGCCTTTTAAATTATAAGATTCTGAATATCAATTCGGATTATTCAGTTAGCAAAGCGTTACTTTTCTTATATAATATAAGTTGCATGTACATGAAGATTATTAGAGATTTAATCATGGAAAGAGAAAATGAAGCACAATCATTCTGACCGTCTTTTCTTCCGGTTCTTTCATAGGCAAATAACATAGTTATCCTCCATCGATCTCATTCCTACCTACTATGATACAACAAGAAACAAACAGATTTAGAGCTTTCACTTTACACCCTATACTAATTTAGtggtttttgttttctgttacTTTAACAACTACGAAACACAGGCAAATCAGCATTTTATACAAATAACTTTTGACAAATTACATTCGATCTGCAGCAAATCGTTTTAAAGAAACATTTCAAAACCTAAAGAAGATGTGTAAAGATTTGCATAGGCCTAGCTTATAGCATCCATCATGAAAGACGTGAAAGATAGAATTAAGGCAATGTTACGTGATCTAGTATTTACTTTTCTCTCTCGATGATAAGCATAATAAGTTCAACTCGAAAAGACATACAAGATTACTTGTTTTAGTCTCTAATCAAAATGACAGCAGCATATACTCAAGAGGTGGTCGGTTTTGGAAATCCATTTTCAATATCAAATGTTCACTCTGTACAATCTCTCTTACACCAGCGATCAAAACTCTACAAACTTCCGAAAGTTTcagtttcatcttctcctttccAGCCTTGAAGCCTTCTTCCCTTAACGACTCTTATCACCAACTTGCAAACAACTTCAACAAAGAAAGTAACTTTAGATGAATCCGGCCCATTTTATTTAGAGCCCAACAGGAGGCCATAGTTTGAGTGATTTTTGGGTTAGATctcaatattttattagtatggATCCGTCTCATGTCAAATTTTTTGTGCTGTAGAAGTTGTAAAACCAACCACAACAAGCTGTATGATTCCGGTTCGGTTACTTTCCGGTTAACAGAACTTATGTGACCCAATTAAGTCACTCCTCGGGTTTTACCCGACCCGACTTAGATTTATCATCGAAGCTtgacttctcttttttttttgtccctTTCGTTCAGAGTTTCTCTCCAAGTCGAATCGAGAAAAGGTACTTTGCTTCAtctacgttttttttttaaaatcggaTTCATGatgtatttgattttgtttatgttCTGGGTTTTATCGTGTTCTTGGGTGATTGTGTTTGTTCATCTTCCCAGAAACTGTATGTTACATTGCGAGCTACTATGATGATGGCTGATTCGTTAGAAAGTTTGAAACTTGTTCAATAATCCTCCCTTAGTTTCACTTTTTTGGGCCAAAGATGAAAGCTTTCTTTGGCTTCAGCATCGAAAATGTAGGCATGTTTTCAGTTTGTGAAAAAAGAGTACTTTTTTGAGTGTGTCTTGTCTGAATTATGTCAGGTGGAAACATTAACATCTCTTGTAAGATGGGAGCTCAAGGGAATGAGAAGCACCTCGAGGAGTGCACTGTCTCCAAGTGAGTTTTCTTACCTTTTATGCTTAATTACAGCAACGATAGAGTTTGATTGTTTGCTAATCATTAGAAAAGAGAGTGATGAACACACAGTTTCAGTGTGTGTATTCTTGATTCTGATGTTTGTTTCTTGAGTTTTAACGAATCGTAGCTTTTATAATTTAGTCTTTAGTTATGTAGCCACTCTTGTTTTGTTCAATTGGTTATACCATCGTTGCTTAAACCACCACATGCTGATCAAGCATCCATCTACTTGTATAATATAAGTACTGCTAAAATGCTCTGATTGTTTGCTAATCATTAGAAAGAAAGAGGAACACAGTTTCAAGTGTTTGCTTTCTTGATTATGATGTTGTTTCTTGTGATTTAGGAATCATAGCTTTATCATTGAGTCGTTAGTTACGTAAGTCCACTCTAGTCTTGTTCATACTACCATTGCTTAAAGCGCACCACCATTTTTATATCATCTTCTTGTATATCACGGTGTGGTGGTTGTTGTTCTTGAAGTTGAAACATACACACAGTTTAAAATAATTGTTCTTTTGGGTGGTGCAGTGCACTAGGGACGTGGGTGTTCTCAGTGCTCGGCGCATTGGTTGCTATTCCGGTGGGAATAAAACGCAAGTCTCTAGGTCCACTCGTGTTCTTCGGCACAACCGGAACCATGCTCGACATCATCATCGGGGTGACTCAGTGCGAGAGAGAACACGCTGAACACCAAAAGAAGTTGCTCCAAGACTCTCAAAATGccgaaataaacaacaacaacaacgcagACACCGATTCCATTTCCTAAAAATCTTCTCTCCAGTTTATTTTCCAGTAGAgactttattttttgttatatcaAAACTTGTTTCAGAACGTGATTACTCCATGTGTGTGTTGAGAGAACAAAGAACAAAGCTTTTTTGATGATtgcttaaaaaataaaaaacgttgTTTTTAACCACAGAAGTCAAAAAGCAAAACATTAAGATAACGCGGAATGAACACAGCAGAGCACGAAGGGTTTATCTAACTTAACCATGGTTAAAAACAGCTAGCTAGCTTAGCTAGTACAATGGTTCACAATAACCAATTTGGCATTTTCCTTAACGGCGTAAGTTAGTCAAGACTACCAGAGAGAGACTACTTTCGTGACCGTGAAAGGGACAACTGTGTAGTTTCCTTAATTGGTTCATTGCTTCATTTattaagacttttttttttgttatatcaaAACTTGTTTCAGAACGTGATTAGTCCATGTGTGTGTTGAGAGAACAAAGAACAAAGCCTTTTAATGATTgcgcaaaaaataaaaactttgttttaaccacagaaagaaaaaaagaagaagcatgaAGGGTTTATCTAACCTAACCATGGTTAAAAACAGCTAGCTAGCTAGTACAATGGTTCACAATAACCAATTTGGCATTTTACTAAACGGCGTAAGTTAGTCAAGACTACCAGAGAGAGACTACTTTCGTGACCGTGAAAGGGACAACTGTGTAGTTTCCTTAATTGGTTCATTGCTTCATTTATTAAGTTATTGACCGCCAGTTTGTGGTCCCATATAGTACATCTTACTACTGTAACATGTTACATAGCGGATGATATGCATGTTATGTAACACTACAATGTAAACGAGATATG
The Raphanus sativus cultivar WK10039 chromosome 1, ASM80110v3, whole genome shotgun sequence DNA segment above includes these coding regions:
- the LOC108853339 gene encoding uncharacterized protein LOC108853339, translating into MGAQGNEKHLEECTVSNALGTWVFSVLGALVAIPVGIKRKSLGPLVFFGTTGTMLDIIIGVTQCEREHAEHQKKLLQDSQNAEINNNNNADTDSIS